A section of the Corynebacterium auris genome encodes:
- a CDS encoding alanine racemase, which yields MSTARTTPARVLLDTIPQLIAAGELTAPYGVLDVSAFDHNARRMAARTLGVPIRVASKSLRSTDALRRALSHEGFRGILSYSAPEAILLVGEGFSDILVAYPSVNKPAIAQIAGEKRLRERITLMVDSTDHLDLIGSVADAGAPVRVAIDIDCALHLPGAVVGSRRSPIRTPEQTRDLALEIARRPQLRLVGLMGYEGQVASVADGEPGVVGAVKRWIRGRSMQQLTPRRSECVAAAREVADLEFVNGGGTGSLDVSARDDSLTELAAGSGFYTPVIFDEFTDIDHVPAAFFVCQVSRVPAPGWATVNSGGWIASGPPASDRVPSPVYPPGLSFSAMEGAGEVQTPLKLPSGAPALRIGELVWFRHAKAGEMTEHVEGLVAVHADGSHERWDTYRGKGWTLR from the coding sequence ATGTCTACTGCTCGGACAACACCAGCCCGCGTCCTTCTGGACACGATCCCCCAGCTCATCGCCGCCGGAGAGCTCACCGCGCCCTACGGCGTACTCGACGTCTCCGCCTTCGACCACAACGCGCGGAGGATGGCCGCCCGCACCCTCGGGGTGCCGATCCGCGTGGCGTCGAAGTCGCTGCGCAGCACGGACGCGCTGCGCCGCGCGCTGAGCCACGAGGGCTTCCGCGGCATCCTGTCCTACAGCGCCCCGGAGGCGATCTTGCTGGTCGGCGAGGGGTTCAGCGACATCCTCGTCGCGTACCCCAGCGTGAACAAGCCCGCAATCGCCCAGATCGCCGGGGAGAAGCGCCTGCGCGAGAGGATCACCCTGATGGTCGACTCGACGGACCACCTCGACCTGATCGGCTCCGTCGCCGACGCGGGCGCGCCGGTGCGCGTGGCCATTGACATTGACTGCGCCCTGCACCTGCCCGGCGCGGTGGTGGGCTCGCGCCGCTCCCCGATCCGCACGCCCGAGCAGACCCGGGATCTGGCGCTGGAGATCGCGCGGCGCCCCCAGCTCAGGCTGGTGGGCCTGATGGGCTACGAGGGGCAGGTCGCCTCCGTCGCCGACGGCGAGCCCGGCGTGGTGGGTGCGGTCAAGCGCTGGATTCGGGGCCGCTCGATGCAGCAGCTGACCCCGCGCCGCTCGGAGTGCGTCGCCGCCGCCCGCGAGGTCGCGGACCTGGAGTTCGTCAACGGCGGCGGCACCGGCTCTCTGGACGTCAGCGCCCGCGACGACTCCCTCACCGAGCTCGCCGCCGGCTCCGGCTTCTACACCCCCGTCATCTTCGACGAGTTCACGGACATCGACCACGTGCCGGCGGCGTTCTTCGTCTGTCAGGTCTCGCGCGTGCCCGCGCCCGGCTGGGCGACGGTGAACTCCGGCGGCTGGATCGCCTCCGGGCCCCCGGCCTCGGACCGCGTGCCCTCCCCCGTGTACCCGCCGGGGCTGAGCTTTTCCGCCATGGAGGGCGCCGGCGAGGTGCAGACCCCGCTGAAGCTGCCGTCGGGCGCCCCGGCGCTGCGGATCGGGGAGCTGGTCTGGTTCCGCCACGCGAAGGCCGGGGAAATGACAGAACACGTCGAGGGCCTCGTCGCCGTTCACGCCGACGGATCGCACGAGCGCTGGGACACCTACCGAGGAAAAGGATGGACACTGCGATGA
- a CDS encoding D-arabinono-1,4-lactone oxidase produces the protein MSRTRTTFTNWSGSVATKPVAFHHPATVAEVCGLLRDLPAGQSIRPVGGGHSFTPCAAGEQHMLSLDKLSGLVGVDRASKRVRFFAGTRLRDVPRLLAPFGLALANQGDIDVQSLAGVISTSTHGTGVEWPGFAGTVTALSLVDANGELREYSLDADPDALRLVTVSLGSLGVVVEVEMQCVDAFDLHAVEGTADLDDLLNTWEERTRTVDHFEAFWFPHTDRAMVKNNTRLEPDRTQKGRSRLTRFVEEELVGNGAFAASLLVSRIAPATTPFLNGIAVGAMGAASYRSPAHEVFSTPRRVRFHEMEYAVPLEAGPDVVREIRAEIDRRDWRVPFPLELRSTAADDVALSTSTGRESMYIAFHVPKATNPADYFPALEPIFRAAGGRPHWGKMHTLGREDFAELYPRFDEFCALRAEMDPQGRFSSAYLRRLFG, from the coding sequence ATGAGCCGTACGCGCACTACTTTCACCAACTGGTCGGGCTCCGTCGCCACCAAGCCCGTTGCTTTCCACCACCCCGCCACCGTCGCGGAGGTCTGCGGGCTGCTGCGTGACCTGCCCGCGGGCCAGTCCATCCGCCCCGTCGGGGGCGGGCACTCCTTCACCCCGTGCGCGGCGGGCGAGCAGCACATGCTCAGCCTGGACAAGCTTTCTGGCCTGGTCGGGGTGGATCGGGCGTCGAAACGCGTGCGCTTCTTCGCGGGCACGCGGCTTCGCGACGTCCCCCGCCTGCTCGCCCCCTTCGGCCTGGCCCTGGCCAACCAGGGCGACATCGACGTCCAGTCCCTGGCCGGGGTGATCTCCACCTCCACCCACGGCACCGGCGTCGAGTGGCCGGGCTTCGCCGGGACCGTCACCGCGCTTTCGCTTGTCGACGCCAACGGTGAGCTCCGGGAATATTCCCTCGACGCCGACCCGGACGCGCTGCGCCTGGTCACGGTGTCGCTCGGTTCCCTCGGCGTCGTCGTCGAGGTGGAGATGCAGTGCGTCGACGCCTTCGACCTGCACGCCGTGGAGGGCACGGCCGACCTCGACGACCTGCTGAACACGTGGGAGGAGCGCACCCGCACCGTCGACCACTTCGAGGCCTTCTGGTTCCCGCACACCGACCGCGCGATGGTGAAAAACAACACGCGCCTGGAACCCGACCGGACGCAGAAGGGGCGCAGCCGCCTCACCCGCTTCGTCGAGGAGGAGCTGGTGGGCAACGGGGCGTTCGCGGCCTCGCTCCTGGTCTCTCGGATCGCGCCGGCCACCACCCCTTTCCTCAACGGCATCGCGGTCGGGGCGATGGGGGCCGCGAGCTACCGTTCCCCCGCCCACGAGGTTTTTTCCACCCCCCGGCGCGTGCGCTTCCACGAGATGGAGTACGCCGTCCCGCTCGAGGCGGGCCCCGACGTCGTGCGCGAGATCCGCGCGGAGATCGACCGCCGGGACTGGCGCGTGCCCTTCCCGCTCGAGCTCCGCTCGACGGCGGCGGACGACGTCGCCTTATCGACGTCCACCGGGCGCGAATCCATGTACATCGCCTTCCACGTGCCCAAGGCGACGAACCCCGCAGACTACTTCCCCGCCCTGGAGCCGATCTTCCGCGCCGCGGGCGGCCGGCCGCACTGGGGCAAGATGCACACGCTGGGACGGGAGGACTTCGCGGAGCTCTACCCGCGTTTCGACGAGTTCTGCGCCCTGCGCGCGGAGATGGACCCGCAGGGCCGGTTCAGCTCCGCCTACCTGCGCCGCCTGTTCGGCTAG
- a CDS encoding acyl-CoA thioesterase — MSDTAASSNLTDEVTIPVRWNDVDRFGHINNITYIEYTQEARIAFSQKNFGAGSGLPVFVRHIEADYLRPVMPDTTEVTVRTEVISVGNTSFTTRQDILDRHGSVCCSVTSVLVVVDTSTATPRAITKRELGILTRSGGEDTE, encoded by the coding sequence ATGAGCGACACCGCCGCGTCGAGCAACCTCACCGACGAAGTCACTATCCCCGTGCGCTGGAACGATGTGGACCGCTTCGGCCACATCAACAACATCACCTACATCGAGTACACGCAGGAGGCGCGCATCGCCTTCAGCCAGAAGAACTTCGGGGCCGGTTCCGGCCTGCCCGTGTTCGTGCGCCACATCGAGGCCGACTACCTGCGCCCGGTCATGCCGGATACCACCGAGGTGACGGTGCGCACCGAGGTCATCTCGGTGGGTAACACCTCCTTCACCACCCGCCAGGACATCTTGGACCGCCACGGCAGCGTCTGCTGCAGCGTGACCAGCGTGCTCGTGGTGGTGGATACTTCCACCGCCACCCCGCGCGCGATCACGAAGCGCGAGCTGGGCATCCTCACCCGATCAGGGGGCGAAGACACCGAGTGA
- the ettA gene encoding energy-dependent translational throttle protein EttA: protein MAEFIYTMKNVRRAIGDKVILDNVTMAFYPGAKIGVVGPNGAGKSSLLKIMAGIDQPNNGEAFLDPGASVGILLQEPPLNEEKTVRENVEEGLGEIFEKKQRFEEIAEEMATNYSDELMEEMGKLQEELDAADAWEVDSKIEQAMDALRCPPADEPVTHLSGGERRRVALAKLLLQEPDLLLLDEPTNHLDAESVLWLERHLQDYKGAVLAITHDRYFLDNVAEWICEVDRGKLYPYEGNYSTYLEKKAERLEVAGKKDQKLQKRLKNELEWVRSSPKARQAKNKARLERYEEMAAEAEQYRKLDFEEIQIPTPPRLGNKVVEVDDLDKGFDGRVLIKDLSFTLPRNGIVGVIGPNGVGKSTLFKTIVGLEEPDDGTVSIGETVQLSYVDQNRENIDPEKTVWEVVSDGLDYIHVGQNEMPSRAYLSAFGFKGPDQQKPSKVLSGGERNRLNLALTLKQGGNLILLDEPTNDLDVETLGSLENALQKFPGCAVVISHDRWFLDRTCTHILAWEGNVEEGKWFWFEGNFGDYEKNKVERLGEEAAKPSRVTHRRLTR, encoded by the coding sequence GTGGCTGAGTTCATCTACACGATGAAAAACGTTCGCAGGGCCATCGGTGACAAAGTTATTTTGGACAACGTCACCATGGCCTTCTACCCGGGCGCCAAGATTGGTGTCGTGGGCCCCAACGGCGCCGGCAAGTCGTCGTTGCTCAAGATCATGGCGGGCATTGACCAGCCCAACAACGGCGAGGCCTTCCTGGACCCGGGGGCGAGCGTCGGCATCCTGCTGCAGGAGCCGCCGCTCAACGAGGAGAAGACCGTCCGCGAAAACGTGGAGGAGGGGCTCGGCGAGATCTTTGAGAAGAAGCAGCGCTTCGAGGAGATCGCCGAGGAGATGGCCACCAACTACTCCGACGAGCTGATGGAGGAGATGGGCAAGCTCCAGGAGGAGCTCGACGCCGCCGACGCCTGGGAGGTCGACTCCAAGATTGAGCAGGCGATGGACGCGCTGCGGTGCCCGCCCGCGGACGAGCCGGTCACCCACCTGTCCGGGGGCGAGCGCCGCCGCGTCGCGCTGGCGAAGCTGCTGCTGCAGGAACCCGACCTGCTGCTTCTCGACGAGCCCACCAACCACCTCGACGCCGAGTCCGTCCTCTGGCTCGAGCGCCACCTGCAGGACTACAAGGGTGCCGTGCTGGCCATTACGCACGACCGCTACTTCCTCGACAACGTCGCGGAGTGGATCTGCGAGGTCGACCGCGGCAAGCTCTACCCCTACGAGGGAAACTACTCGACCTACCTGGAGAAGAAGGCCGAGCGCCTCGAGGTGGCGGGCAAGAAGGACCAGAAGCTGCAGAAGCGCCTGAAGAACGAGCTGGAGTGGGTGCGTTCCTCGCCGAAGGCCCGCCAGGCGAAGAACAAGGCGCGCCTGGAGCGCTACGAGGAGATGGCGGCCGAGGCGGAGCAGTACCGCAAGCTCGACTTCGAGGAGATCCAGATCCCGACGCCGCCGCGCCTGGGCAACAAGGTCGTCGAGGTCGACGACCTGGACAAGGGCTTCGACGGGCGGGTGTTGATCAAGGACCTCTCCTTCACGCTGCCGCGCAACGGCATCGTCGGCGTCATCGGGCCAAACGGCGTGGGCAAGTCCACCCTGTTCAAGACAATTGTCGGCCTGGAGGAGCCGGACGACGGCACGGTGAGCATCGGCGAGACCGTCCAGCTCAGCTACGTGGACCAGAACCGCGAGAACATCGACCCGGAAAAGACGGTCTGGGAGGTCGTCTCCGATGGCCTGGACTACATTCACGTGGGCCAGAACGAGATGCCCTCGCGCGCCTACCTGTCCGCCTTCGGCTTCAAGGGCCCGGACCAGCAGAAGCCGTCGAAGGTGCTCTCCGGCGGTGAGCGCAACCGCCTCAACCTGGCGCTGACTCTGAAGCAGGGCGGCAACCTGATCCTGCTCGACGAGCCGACGAACGACCTCGACGTGGAGACCCTCGGATCGCTGGAAAACGCGCTGCAGAAATTCCCGGGCTGCGCCGTGGTCATCTCCCACGACCGCTGGTTCCTGGACCGCACCTGCACCCACATCCTCGCCTGGGAAGGCAACGTGGAGGAGGGCAAGTGGTTCTGGTTCGAGGGTAACTTCGGGGACTACGAGAAGAACAAGGTTGAGCGACTCGGCGAGGAGGCGGCGAAGCCCTCCCGCGTCACCCACCGCAGGCTGACCCGCTAG
- a CDS encoding single-stranded DNA-binding protein → MTQMPITISGNLAAEPEFRRFESSGAQLCKLRVATSRRYPTGDRDEKNNTIWQDTDNLYIDVECWGQLAVNAKASLRRGFPVVVTGYLVTDVWDKEVTDSTGATTTSPRYSTKIKAGKVAFELSNFQVSSVRTNAAGNTLQGQQPVEVKTAEELADASTEERVSAEDGALPGRNGAAQGLSGGSEGAPPF, encoded by the coding sequence ATGACCCAAATGCCGATCACCATCAGCGGCAACCTCGCGGCCGAACCCGAGTTTCGCCGCTTTGAGTCCAGCGGCGCGCAGCTGTGCAAGCTGCGGGTCGCCACCTCGCGGCGCTACCCGACGGGGGACAGAGACGAAAAGAACAACACCATCTGGCAGGACACCGACAACCTCTACATCGACGTCGAGTGCTGGGGCCAGCTCGCCGTCAACGCCAAGGCCTCGCTGCGCCGCGGATTCCCCGTCGTGGTCACCGGCTACCTGGTCACCGACGTGTGGGACAAGGAGGTCACAGACTCCACCGGGGCGACGACAACGAGCCCGCGCTACAGCACCAAAATCAAAGCGGGCAAGGTCGCCTTCGAGCTGAGCAACTTCCAGGTCTCCTCGGTGCGCACGAACGCGGCGGGCAACACCCTCCAGGGCCAGCAGCCGGTGGAGGTCAAGACCGCCGAGGAGCTTGCGGACGCGTCCACGGAGGAGCGCGTCAGCGCCGAGGACGGCGCCCTGCCGGGGCGCAACGGTGCAGCTCAAGGGCTTAGTGGGGGAAGCGAGGGGGCGCCGCCGTTCTAG
- a CDS encoding cytochrome c oxidase assembly protein, which produces MAETVTKARPSRAVRAAWPIYAAGLVIAAVVAGSISEVFLSESLAALGIPDPGVVTTFGLPALRGAVWVLTALAAGSFLFSAFLVPPRRGGEDLNGAQLTVDGHIAARTAAWASLSVALCSLVMIPLVLSDVSGTPFGQVVLQPASWQLALSQVADAGVWLTVAVFALVVGVAGLVWHTWWSQVVLFLGSVIVVMPLGLTGHSASGGNHDLGTNSYLWHLVFLLVWVGALMALVAHGRRLGPDLPRAVERYSRVALFAFIAMAASGVLNGALRVRPEDLTSYSYGWVLVGKFVGLLALGLIGFAHRQLTIPQLRRDPRAFTRLATSEVLLMAAIAGLAVTLGRTPPPPPLDPNLTQMQVQMGYNLTEPLTPWNWLGQWRPELIYSVIAILLAVYYLRLTRRASDWPVGRTVWWLVGCAIIVVTLSSGIGMHMPASYSAHMVVHMILSMGAPVALVLGAPLSLVKRAYPAGEFNPRLWVESFERSRFLRVITYPPVSLAQFVFFFYIMYMIIPLYELMISEHAGHVIMNGIFLVSGYFYFWELIGPDHIPGRAEAKVRLAWLWVSMPIHLFMGVYLMQLNIVMGEDFYRSLALPWDPDLLADQKVGGGIAWAAGSFPLVVVFGFLFWDWLAEDKAETRESDRRAEEDDDEEWRRYNDMLALYSRTGGQGK; this is translated from the coding sequence ATGGCAGAAACGGTGACCAAGGCCCGCCCGAGCCGGGCGGTCCGCGCGGCGTGGCCCATTTATGCCGCCGGGCTCGTGATCGCCGCCGTGGTGGCGGGCTCGATCTCGGAGGTGTTTCTCTCCGAGTCCCTCGCTGCTCTGGGCATCCCTGACCCGGGGGTGGTGACCACCTTCGGGCTGCCCGCCCTGCGCGGCGCGGTGTGGGTGCTCACGGCGCTGGCCGCGGGGTCGTTCCTGTTCTCGGCCTTCCTCGTGCCGCCGCGCCGGGGCGGGGAGGACCTCAACGGGGCGCAGCTCACCGTCGACGGGCATATTGCGGCGCGAACGGCGGCGTGGGCGTCGTTAAGCGTTGCTCTTTGCTCGCTGGTGATGATCCCGCTTGTGCTTTCCGACGTCTCCGGCACCCCATTTGGCCAGGTCGTGCTCCAACCCGCGTCGTGGCAGCTGGCCCTGAGTCAGGTCGCGGACGCGGGCGTGTGGCTCACCGTCGCCGTCTTCGCCCTGGTGGTGGGTGTGGCGGGCCTGGTGTGGCACACCTGGTGGTCGCAGGTGGTGCTGTTTCTCGGCTCCGTGATCGTGGTCATGCCGCTGGGTCTGACCGGGCACTCGGCATCGGGCGGCAACCACGACCTGGGCACGAACTCGTACCTGTGGCACCTGGTGTTCCTGCTGGTGTGGGTCGGCGCGCTCATGGCGCTCGTCGCGCACGGGAGGCGGTTGGGCCCGGACCTGCCGCGCGCCGTGGAGCGCTACTCGCGCGTCGCTTTGTTCGCCTTTATCGCCATGGCCGCCTCGGGCGTGCTCAACGGCGCCCTGCGCGTGCGGCCCGAGGACCTGACCAGCTACAGCTACGGCTGGGTGCTCGTGGGCAAGTTCGTGGGCCTTCTCGCCCTCGGCCTGATCGGCTTCGCGCACCGCCAGCTCACGATCCCCCAGCTGCGCCGCGACCCGCGAGCTTTTACTCGCTTAGCGACGTCCGAAGTACTGCTTATGGCAGCCATCGCCGGCCTGGCCGTCACGCTCGGGCGGACCCCGCCGCCGCCCCCGCTCGACCCGAACCTGACGCAGATGCAGGTGCAGATGGGCTACAACCTGACCGAACCGCTCACCCCGTGGAACTGGCTCGGGCAGTGGCGCCCGGAGCTGATCTACAGCGTGATTGCCATTCTGCTGGCGGTTTACTACCTGCGCCTGACGCGCCGGGCGAGCGACTGGCCGGTCGGGCGCACCGTGTGGTGGCTTGTCGGCTGCGCCATCATTGTGGTCACGCTGTCCTCTGGCATCGGCATGCACATGCCGGCGTCGTACTCGGCGCACATGGTGGTGCACATGATCTTGTCCATGGGTGCCCCGGTGGCTCTCGTGCTCGGCGCGCCTTTGAGCCTGGTCAAGCGGGCCTACCCGGCCGGGGAGTTCAACCCGCGCCTGTGGGTGGAGTCCTTCGAGCGGTCCCGCTTTTTGCGGGTGATTACCTATCCGCCTGTCTCGCTGGCGCAGTTCGTGTTCTTCTTTTACATCATGTACATGATCATCCCGCTCTACGAGCTGATGATCTCGGAGCATGCCGGGCACGTCATCATGAACGGGATCTTCCTCGTCTCAGGCTACTTCTACTTCTGGGAGCTCATCGGGCCCGACCACATCCCCGGCCGGGCCGAGGCCAAGGTGCGTCTGGCCTGGCTGTGGGTCTCCATGCCCATCCACCTGTTCATGGGCGTCTACCTCATGCAGCTCAACATCGTCATGGGGGAGGACTTCTACCGCTCGCTGGCGCTGCCCTGGGACCCGGACCTGCTCGCCGACCAGAAGGTCGGCGGCGGTATCGCCTGGGCGGCGGGCTCCTTCCCGCTGGTCGTGGTGTTCGGCTTCCTGTTCTGGGACTGGCTGGCGGAGGATAAGGCCGAGACGCGCGAAAGCGACCGCCGCGCCGAGGAGGACGATGACGAGGAGTGGCGGCGCTACAACGACATGCTCGCCCTTTACTCGCGCACCGGCGGGCAAGGCAAGTAA